The Streptomyces sp. P9-A4 genome contains a region encoding:
- a CDS encoding HEAT repeat domain-containing protein: MSMRAEDTTGARALRGLADESASVRLRAALAVGTSPDPAFVGGLVERCAVEPDFSVREMLTWALTRHPAAATVPVLVDEVRSERAQARGQALHTLSKIGDRSAWPVITPELLSDADDEVARCAWRAAVVLVPEGEEYALALVLASQLGRGPRATRLSLSRALIALGEAMLPALAAAADAPDPGVRAHALATDRLWHDPDAGFESAVEEAKRIVALGGGGGEGR; this comes from the coding sequence ATGAGCATGCGAGCAGAGGACACGACCGGGGCGCGGGCGCTCCGGGGCCTGGCGGACGAGAGCGCGTCGGTGCGGCTGCGGGCCGCGCTGGCGGTCGGCACGAGCCCCGATCCGGCGTTCGTCGGCGGGCTCGTCGAGCGGTGCGCGGTCGAGCCCGACTTCTCCGTGCGGGAGATGCTGACCTGGGCGCTCACCCGTCACCCGGCGGCGGCGACGGTCCCCGTGCTCGTCGACGAGGTCCGCTCGGAGCGGGCGCAGGCACGCGGTCAGGCCCTGCACACCCTGTCCAAGATCGGGGACCGCAGCGCGTGGCCGGTGATCACGCCGGAGCTGCTGTCCGACGCCGACGACGAGGTGGCCCGGTGCGCCTGGCGGGCGGCGGTGGTCCTCGTACCCGAGGGTGAGGAGTACGCGCTGGCGCTGGTCCTGGCGTCCCAGCTCGGGCGCGGCCCCCGCGCCACCCGGCTGAGCCTCAGCCGGGCGCTGATCGCGCTCGGCGAGGCGATGTTGCCGGCGCTGGCCGCCGCGGCGGACGCCCCCGACCCCGGCGTGCGCGCGCACGCGCTCGCCACGGACCGGCTGTGGCACGATCCGGACGCCGGGTTCGAGAGCGCGGTCGAGGAGGCGAAGCGGATCGTGGCCCTCGGCGGGGGCGGCGGGGAAGGACGGTAG
- a CDS encoding GNAT family N-acetyltransferase translates to MHGETNRALRPARAADLDALAELRAEVMREDLVRLGRYDEHRVRQRLRDGFSPAHTSVIEQDGALAGCVTVRPYENGEGLCLEHFYLAPGTQGRGLGTAVLRELLARADEEGLPVRLTVLRGSPARRLYEREGFTPESEDPVDVRMVREARTVPGPAVTGPRRPAGAR, encoded by the coding sequence ATGCACGGTGAAACGAACCGGGCGCTGCGCCCCGCCCGCGCCGCCGACCTCGACGCCCTGGCGGAGCTGCGGGCCGAGGTCATGCGAGAGGACCTGGTGCGCCTCGGCCGCTACGACGAGCACCGGGTGCGCCAGAGGCTCCGGGACGGCTTCTCACCGGCGCACACCTCGGTGATCGAACAGGACGGCGCTCTCGCGGGCTGCGTCACGGTCCGCCCGTACGAGAACGGCGAAGGGCTCTGCCTGGAGCACTTCTACCTCGCCCCCGGGACCCAGGGCCGGGGCCTCGGGACGGCCGTGCTGCGGGAACTCCTGGCACGGGCCGACGAGGAGGGACTCCCCGTCCGGCTGACCGTGCTCCGGGGGAGCCCCGCCCGCCGTCTCTACGAGCGGGAGGGGTTCACCCCGGAGTCCGAGGACCCGGTGGACGTACGGATGGTGCGCGAGGCCCGTACGGTCCCGGGCCCCGCGGTCACAGGGCCACGCCGGCCGGCTGGCGCACGGTGA
- a CDS encoding N-acyl-D-amino-acid deacylase family protein: protein MLDHLITGATVVDGTGAPAFTADVGIRDGRIALVAEPGTTKERARTTEDATGLILTPGFVDPHTHYDAQLFWDPYATPSMNHGVTTVAGGNCGFTLAPLHPDRPEDADYTRRMMSKVEGMALKALEEGVDWGWSSFAEYLDALDGRIAVNAGFMVGHCALRRYVMGADAVGGQPTPEQLDAMVALLKAAMEAGAWGLSTTQSSTHSDGDGAPVASRHAGPEELIALSRAVGEHEGTQLEAILAGCLDQFSDDEIDLFVEMTAAAGRPLNWNVLTIDAAVPERVPRQLTASERARESGGRIVALTMPILTPMNMSLGTFCALNLIPGWGEILALPVPERIAKLRDPGVRAEMLRRADSKEAGVFRRLAHFGRYVIGDTYSPENDGLTGRVVKDIAAERGQDAFQCLVEICANDELRTILWPMPSDNDPASWELRRETWDHEDVMLGGSDAGAHLDRMCGAPYTTRFIGDCLRGRKLVPLELAVRMLTDDPARLFGLRERGRITEGFHADLVLFDPERIDAGPATLVHDLPGDSPRLDSRAVGIVSVRVNGVETVRDDEVTGAVPGKVLRSGRDTRTVATR, encoded by the coding sequence ATGCTCGACCACCTCATCACGGGCGCCACCGTCGTGGACGGCACCGGCGCCCCCGCCTTCACCGCCGACGTCGGCATCCGTGACGGGCGCATCGCCCTCGTCGCCGAACCCGGCACGACGAAGGAGCGCGCCCGGACCACCGAGGACGCCACCGGCCTGATCCTCACCCCCGGCTTCGTCGACCCGCACACCCACTACGACGCCCAGCTGTTCTGGGACCCGTACGCCACCCCCTCCATGAACCACGGCGTCACCACCGTCGCCGGCGGCAACTGCGGCTTCACCCTCGCCCCGCTCCACCCGGACCGGCCCGAGGACGCCGACTACACCCGCCGGATGATGTCCAAGGTGGAGGGCATGGCCCTCAAGGCCCTGGAGGAGGGCGTCGACTGGGGCTGGTCGTCCTTCGCCGAGTACCTGGACGCCCTCGACGGGCGGATCGCCGTCAACGCCGGCTTCATGGTCGGCCACTGCGCCCTGCGCCGGTACGTGATGGGCGCCGACGCCGTCGGCGGGCAGCCGACGCCCGAGCAGCTGGACGCCATGGTCGCCCTGCTCAAGGCGGCCATGGAGGCCGGTGCCTGGGGCCTGTCCACCACCCAGTCCTCCACCCACTCCGACGGCGACGGCGCCCCCGTCGCCTCCCGGCACGCGGGCCCCGAGGAGCTGATCGCCCTCTCCCGGGCGGTCGGCGAGCACGAGGGCACCCAGCTGGAGGCGATCCTCGCGGGCTGCCTCGACCAGTTCTCCGACGACGAGATCGACCTCTTCGTCGAGATGACGGCGGCGGCGGGCAGGCCGCTCAACTGGAACGTCCTCACCATCGACGCCGCCGTCCCCGAACGCGTCCCGCGCCAGCTCACCGCCTCCGAGCGGGCCCGCGAGTCCGGCGGCCGGATCGTCGCGCTCACCATGCCGATCCTCACCCCCATGAACATGTCCCTCGGCACCTTCTGCGCGCTCAACCTCATCCCCGGCTGGGGCGAGATCCTCGCTCTCCCCGTCCCCGAGCGGATCGCGAAGCTCCGCGACCCCGGCGTGCGGGCCGAGATGCTGCGGCGCGCCGACTCCAAGGAGGCCGGCGTCTTCCGGCGCCTCGCCCACTTCGGCCGGTACGTCATCGGGGACACGTACAGCCCCGAGAACGACGGCCTGACCGGCCGGGTCGTGAAGGACATCGCGGCCGAACGCGGCCAGGACGCCTTCCAGTGCCTGGTCGAGATCTGCGCCAACGACGAGCTCAGGACGATCCTGTGGCCGATGCCCAGCGACAACGACCCCGCCTCCTGGGAGCTGCGCCGTGAGACCTGGGACCACGAGGACGTGATGCTCGGCGGCTCCGACGCCGGCGCGCACCTGGACCGGATGTGCGGGGCGCCGTACACGACCCGCTTCATCGGCGACTGTCTGCGCGGCCGGAAGCTGGTGCCGCTGGAGCTGGCGGTACGGATGCTGACCGACGACCCGGCCCGGCTCTTCGGGCTCCGCGAGCGCGGCCGGATCACCGAGGGCTTCCACGCCGACCTGGTCCTCTTCGACCCGGAGCGGATCGACGCGGGCCCGGCGACCCTCGTGCACGACCTGCCGGGGGACAGCCCGCGGCTCGACTCGCGGGCGGTCGGGATCGTGTCGGTGCGGGTCAACGGCGTGGAGACGGTACGGGACGACGAGGTGACCGGAGCGGTCCCGGGGAAGGTGCTGCGCTCCGGCCGCGACACGAGGACGGTGGCGACGCGATGA
- a CDS encoding carboxymuconolactone decarboxylase family protein, protein MAHEPKARMTNPAYVLPEAGPAIQSLVKATRQGGVPESTLELVHLRASQINSCGFCVDYGAKSARKSGVSDEKLFAVAAWREAPYFSDEERAALALAEAATRLADTSDAVPDDIWDAAADHYDEKQLAAIVLMVAVTNLFNRLNVTVRQPAGVAL, encoded by the coding sequence ATGGCGCACGAGCCCAAGGCCCGGATGACCAACCCCGCCTATGTCCTTCCCGAGGCCGGCCCCGCGATCCAGAGCCTGGTCAAGGCCACCCGCCAGGGCGGGGTGCCGGAATCGACCCTGGAGCTGGTGCACCTGCGGGCCAGCCAGATCAACAGCTGCGGCTTCTGCGTGGACTACGGCGCGAAGAGCGCCCGCAAGAGCGGTGTGAGCGACGAGAAGCTGTTCGCCGTCGCCGCCTGGCGCGAGGCCCCGTACTTCTCCGACGAGGAGCGCGCGGCCCTCGCGCTGGCCGAGGCGGCGACCCGGCTCGCCGACACCTCGGACGCGGTGCCGGACGACATCTGGGACGCGGCGGCCGACCACTACGACGAGAAGCAGCTCGCCGCGATCGTCCTGATGGTCGCCGTGACCAACCTGTTCAACCGGCTCAACGTCACCGTGCGCCAGCCGGCCGGCGTGGCCCTGTGA
- a CDS encoding aldehyde dehydrogenase family protein has product MTGDVRTEKLFIGGEWVEPEGGHYEVIDPSTEEVVGLAPEASRAQVYEAAAAAREAFASWSRTKPEERAAILDRAADLMARDADANTLLARAETGATTGTARGMQVAVGASRFRRYARGAMEPVEQALPPQINEAGPMGKAGVFGAVAVRRPVGVVTCITSYNNPWANPAGKIAPALAMGNTVLVKPAPQDPLSVYAMTRALAEAGVPAGVVNVVTGSSVESGQAAVDSPDVDMVSFTGSTAVGQAIGEVCGRSLKRQLMELGGKGAALVFDDADLDSAVMGIGTTFAFYSGQICTAPTRVLAQRGIYERLIEKLTGYLAFMKVGDPAQKGTVVGPVISAAHRDRVESYVELGRKEGARVVVGGERPDFDRGFYVAPTLLADCTNEMRVVREEIFGPVVVVVPFDEEEEGIALANDSDYGLIDYVWSGDVARAFRVAARLRAGGVGVNTIGRNMEAPFGGFKKSGVGRDVGSYALHAYSELQAVVWPG; this is encoded by the coding sequence ATGACCGGCGACGTGAGAACCGAGAAGCTCTTCATCGGCGGGGAGTGGGTCGAGCCCGAGGGCGGGCACTACGAGGTGATCGACCCCTCCACCGAGGAGGTCGTGGGCCTCGCGCCGGAGGCCTCCCGGGCCCAGGTGTACGAGGCCGCCGCCGCCGCCCGGGAGGCCTTCGCCTCCTGGTCCCGCACGAAGCCGGAGGAGCGGGCGGCGATCCTCGACCGGGCCGCCGACCTGATGGCCAGGGACGCCGACGCGAACACCCTGCTGGCGCGCGCCGAGACGGGCGCGACGACCGGGACCGCGCGCGGGATGCAGGTCGCGGTCGGCGCCTCCCGCTTCCGGCGGTACGCGCGAGGGGCCATGGAACCGGTCGAGCAGGCGCTGCCCCCGCAGATCAACGAGGCGGGCCCGATGGGGAAGGCCGGGGTGTTCGGCGCGGTGGCGGTACGGCGCCCGGTCGGCGTGGTCACCTGCATCACCTCGTACAACAACCCCTGGGCGAACCCGGCGGGCAAGATCGCCCCGGCGCTCGCCATGGGCAACACGGTGCTGGTGAAGCCTGCCCCGCAGGACCCGCTCTCGGTGTACGCGATGACCCGGGCGCTCGCCGAGGCCGGGGTCCCGGCGGGCGTGGTCAACGTGGTCACCGGGTCCTCGGTGGAGTCCGGGCAGGCGGCCGTGGACTCCCCGGACGTCGACATGGTGTCGTTCACCGGCTCCACGGCGGTCGGCCAGGCGATCGGCGAGGTCTGCGGGCGCTCGCTCAAGCGGCAGCTGATGGAGCTGGGCGGCAAGGGGGCCGCGCTCGTCTTCGACGACGCCGACCTGGACTCGGCGGTGATGGGGATCGGGACGACCTTCGCCTTCTACAGCGGACAGATCTGCACCGCCCCGACCCGGGTGCTCGCGCAGCGCGGGATCTATGAGCGACTGATCGAGAAGCTCACCGGCTATCTGGCCTTCATGAAGGTGGGCGACCCGGCGCAGAAGGGCACGGTGGTCGGCCCGGTGATCTCGGCGGCCCACCGCGACCGGGTGGAGTCGTACGTCGAGCTCGGCCGCAAGGAGGGGGCGCGGGTCGTGGTGGGCGGCGAGCGCCCCGACTTCGACCGGGGCTTCTACGTGGCCCCGACGCTGCTCGCCGACTGCACCAACGAGATGCGGGTGGTCCGGGAGGAGATCTTCGGTCCGGTCGTGGTGGTCGTCCCCTTCGACGAGGAGGAGGAGGGGATCGCGCTCGCCAACGACAGCGACTACGGCCTGATCGACTACGTGTGGTCGGGCGACGTGGCCCGCGCCTTCCGCGTCGCGGCCCGGCTGCGGGCCGGCGGGGTGGGCGTGAACACGATCGGCCGGAACATGGAGGCGCCGTTCGGCGGCTTCAAGAAGAGCGGTGTCGGGCGGGACGTGGGCTCGTACGCGCTGCACGCCTACAGCGAGCTGCAGGCGGTGGTGTGGCCGGGCTGA
- a CDS encoding HEAT repeat domain-containing protein — MLIGEVARRSGVSARMLRHYERLGLVRPTGRTGSGYREYSEENIRRVFHIESLRSLGLSLHEVGRALDDPGFAPARLVDGLVRRTRERIAAETELLTRLRRIDASEPAGWEDVLRTVALLRGLGSASPGARQRAALSTAGDVPVPVPAEALVEAVLAESDPIVAGALRWALARSGGDVPALLAEGLGSPVAAVRERAVLSLVEIPGEGATALLREALDHPDAVVRGHAAPALGARGVAEAVPALLDLVVAERNDSDAAEALGTLAADPGLAEEIAAGLAGRLARAVTEPSVRRRLAQALAEIPGPTASRALAELAGDEDRAVALTAAYVLTLRRPPAAGPATEDGPGPGV, encoded by the coding sequence GTGCTGATCGGTGAGGTCGCACGGCGGTCCGGGGTGAGCGCCCGCATGCTCCGGCACTACGAGCGGCTCGGCCTGGTGCGGCCGACGGGTCGTACGGGATCCGGCTACCGGGAGTACTCCGAGGAGAACATCCGGCGCGTCTTCCACATCGAGAGCCTGCGGTCGCTGGGGCTCTCCCTGCACGAGGTGGGGCGCGCGCTCGACGACCCCGGGTTCGCGCCGGCGCGGCTCGTCGACGGCCTCGTCCGCCGTACGCGGGAGCGCATCGCGGCGGAGACGGAGCTGCTGACCCGGCTGCGCCGGATCGACGCCTCGGAGCCCGCAGGCTGGGAGGACGTGCTCCGGACGGTCGCGCTCCTGCGGGGGCTGGGGTCGGCGAGCCCGGGGGCGCGGCAGCGGGCGGCCCTGTCCACGGCCGGGGACGTGCCCGTGCCCGTACCGGCGGAGGCGCTGGTCGAGGCGGTGCTCGCCGAGTCGGACCCGATCGTCGCGGGGGCCCTGCGCTGGGCGCTGGCCCGGTCGGGCGGTGACGTGCCCGCGCTGCTCGCGGAGGGTCTCGGCTCGCCCGTGGCCGCGGTGCGCGAGCGTGCCGTGCTGTCCCTCGTCGAGATCCCCGGCGAGGGGGCGACCGCGCTGCTGAGGGAGGCCCTCGACCACCCCGACGCGGTGGTCCGGGGGCACGCGGCCCCGGCGCTCGGGGCGCGGGGGGTGGCCGAGGCGGTCCCGGCGCTCCTCGACCTGGTCGTCGCGGAGCGGAACGACTCCGACGCGGCGGAGGCGCTGGGCACGCTGGCGGCCGATCCGGGGCTGGCGGAGGAGATCGCCGCCGGGCTGGCCGGCCGGCTCGCCCGCGCGGTCACGGAGCCGTCCGTACGCCGCCGGCTGGCCCAGGCGCTCGCGGAGATCCCTGGGCCGACGGCGTCCCGGGCCCTGGCGGAGCTGGCCGGGGACGAGGACCGCGCGGTCGCGCTGACCGCTGCGTACGTCCTCACCCTGCGACGCCCGCCGGCTGCCGGACCCGCCACCGAGGACGGCCCCGGTCCGGGCGTCTGA
- a CDS encoding APC family permease, giving the protein MTQVEARPQAGDTVRGVKAPSDANGVRTKGLGGNSVGLLGSAVIGISTVAPVYCLTSTLGSTAGEVGLQMPAVFLAGFLPMLLVAFAYRELNKVMPDCGTSFTWTVKAFGPKIGWMCGWGLVIATIIVLSNLAGVATSYFWLLAGEISGSDSIGALDDNKAVHIVTCLALIAAATAISYRGMTATKGVQYTLVGLQLVVLAVFVGMALSKAGDFETSVDFSWSWMNPFAVQSFAAFTAGLSLSIFMYWGWDACMATNEETTGSARTPGRAALIAMVVLVGSYLATGIAAQMVVGSGDKGLGLANPETSDNVFAALAGPVMGPTLGILLFVAVLASAAASLQTTFIPVARTVLAMSTYEALPKSFTKVHPIFKTPGKATVVAGVATGAFYTVMTLVSEHVLVDTIYALGLMICFYYALTAFACVWYFRGELFRTARDFAFKGLLPALGGLMLTAVFGKTLYDMWDPAYGSGSAVFGVGSVFVIGVGLLLLGVVIMLVMQRRSPAFFRGEVLTKETPSLVVAD; this is encoded by the coding sequence ATGACTCAGGTGGAAGCCCGGCCCCAGGCCGGAGACACGGTAAGGGGCGTCAAGGCCCCGAGCGACGCCAACGGCGTGCGCACCAAGGGCCTCGGCGGGAACTCCGTCGGCCTCCTCGGCAGCGCCGTCATCGGCATCTCGACCGTCGCCCCCGTCTACTGCCTGACCTCGACGCTCGGCTCCACCGCGGGCGAGGTCGGACTGCAGATGCCCGCCGTCTTCCTCGCGGGCTTCCTCCCCATGCTCCTCGTCGCCTTCGCGTACCGGGAGCTCAACAAGGTCATGCCGGACTGCGGCACCTCGTTCACCTGGACCGTGAAGGCCTTCGGGCCGAAGATCGGCTGGATGTGCGGCTGGGGCCTCGTCATCGCGACGATCATCGTGCTGTCCAACCTGGCCGGCGTCGCGACCTCCTACTTCTGGCTCCTCGCGGGCGAGATCAGCGGCAGCGACTCCATCGGCGCCCTGGACGACAACAAGGCTGTCCACATCGTCACCTGCCTGGCGCTCATCGCCGCGGCCACCGCGATCAGCTACCGGGGCATGACCGCCACCAAGGGCGTCCAGTACACCCTCGTCGGCCTCCAGCTCGTCGTCCTCGCCGTCTTCGTCGGCATGGCCCTGTCGAAGGCCGGCGACTTCGAGACCTCGGTCGACTTCTCCTGGTCCTGGATGAACCCGTTCGCGGTCCAGTCCTTCGCCGCCTTCACCGCCGGTCTCTCCCTCTCGATCTTCATGTACTGGGGCTGGGACGCCTGCATGGCGACCAACGAGGAGACCACCGGCAGCGCCAGGACCCCCGGCCGCGCCGCGCTCATCGCGATGGTCGTCCTGGTCGGCTCCTACCTGGCCACCGGCATCGCCGCCCAGATGGTCGTCGGCTCCGGCGACAAGGGCCTCGGCCTCGCCAACCCGGAGACCTCCGACAACGTCTTCGCCGCCCTGGCGGGACCGGTCATGGGCCCGACGCTCGGCATCCTGCTCTTCGTCGCGGTCCTCGCCTCGGCCGCCGCCAGCCTCCAGACCACGTTCATCCCGGTCGCCCGTACGGTGCTCGCGATGTCCACGTACGAGGCCCTGCCGAAGTCCTTCACCAAGGTCCACCCGATCTTCAAGACCCCCGGCAAGGCCACCGTCGTCGCCGGCGTCGCCACCGGCGCGTTCTACACGGTGATGACCCTGGTCAGTGAGCACGTCCTGGTCGACACGATCTACGCGCTCGGCCTGATGATCTGCTTCTACTACGCGCTCACGGCGTTCGCCTGCGTCTGGTACTTCCGCGGCGAGCTGTTCCGCACCGCCCGCGACTTCGCCTTCAAGGGCCTCCTCCCGGCGCTCGGCGGGCTCATGCTCACCGCCGTCTTCGGCAAGACGCTCTACGACATGTGGGACCCGGCGTACGGCTCCGGCTCCGCCGTCTTCGGCGTCGGCTCGGTGTTCGTCATCGGTGTCGGACTGCTGCTGCTCGGCGTGGTGATCATGCTGGTCATGCAGCGCAGGAGCCCCGCGTTCTTCCGCGGCGAGGTCCTGACGAAGGAGACTCCGTCGCTGGTCGTCGCCGACTGA